A single region of the Triticum dicoccoides isolate Atlit2015 ecotype Zavitan chromosome 2B, WEW_v2.0, whole genome shotgun sequence genome encodes:
- the LOC119364630 gene encoding HMG1/2-like protein, which yields MTACKQITSMDVDATDEADSKSAAKSDGAEERKPSTKCKKGKKAKGKLAVKSDGAVKPKTHDLRTYQNMFWIKYFKGVCDKPSVDAIRKQAAENWKFFNDSDKAPYVAKAREVKIGMARIAEFKKKLLLTEVMTNKMMNLKM from the exons ATGACTGCTTGCAAGCAGATCACATCCATGGATGTTGATGCCACGGACGAGGCCGACAGCAA GTCGGCAGCAAAGAGCGATGGAGCGGAGGAGCGGAAGCCCTCGACCAAGTGCAAGAAGGGGAAGAAGGCCAAGGGCAA GTTGGCGGTGAAGAGCGATGGAGCGGTGAAGCCGAAGACACACGACCTGCGCACCTACCA GAACATGTTCTGGATAAAGTACTTCAAAGGCGTCTGTGACAAGCCGTCCGTAGATGCT ATTAGAAAGCAAGCTGCTGAAAACTGGAAATTCTTTAACGATTCG GACAAGGCCCCTTATGTAGCCAAGGCCCGTGAGGTCAAAATAGGCATGGCTCGGATTGCTGAGTTCAAGAAG AAACTTTTGTTGACGGAGGTAATGACAAACAAGATgatgaatctgaaaatgtga